The window ATCATCCCGTCCCAATAGTGACGTACCTACGAGTTAACACACACATCTACCACATCCgcatttaatttgaataaaatccATTTGTGTATTATCGGACACGAATCCATAtttagtttaggtaggtatataatacgAGAAATTcttggatatttatttatttgtagctTTTGTTTTATCTAAGTACGTAATGCGGGAAATAAGCGATTTTCTGGCATAAAACTATCTTTATTCTTCCCatggtctcaaactatcttcataccaaattttgcCTGAATTAGTCCAGAAGGCGGACGTAGACGGATTGACAGATAAGTACTTTTGCTTTTACAGTATTAGTTATGGAGTACCTAAGGATAAGATAATTTAGGGGATCTCGGATAcagctctaacgatttcgatgaaacttTCTATGTAGGTGGTTACGGGGgcaagcaatgagggctatcgttttttgtctcactagatggcgcactgttgcgtgaggtttttatgtatggctttcaaagtctgttacgggcgtgaaaacaaagtttagattaaaatcatatttaatacatctttaaaccgtaccataaaaatatcgagcatgacacagtgttgcatagtccccgttttgttcggaaacaagggaggacaaaggtttccgaaagacaaaactgtcttaaaacacagacattcattgcccggaacgcatatttgccataattaatttcagatattgtgctgcaaaatattcacaaaattattcttattataaataaacccgcgtagctcacccaaaaactatgagatttgacatttcagagtcctcacgctacactagcgcctctagtggcgaattcatacgcgatagccctcattgatccAATTTgtcttatctttttttttattagactggatggcaaacaagcaagtgggtctcctgacggtaagagatTACCGCCGCCCTTAGATACCTGCAActccagggggattgcagacgcgttgccaacgtagaggcctaagataggatacctcaagtggcagtgatttcaccggctgtcttactctccgcgccgaaacataacagtgctgctgcttcacggcaggatttagtgagcaagatggtggtagcaatcagggcggtccttgcacaaggtcctaccacctgcaaaccatCCTACCAACTGTATTTCTAGAAAAACGCAAGGTTTCGAGTTTTCGACTGAGCGATTCTCGAGCGGTCACACAAGCGCTGTTAGTTTAATAGGTTAGTAGGGTTAGTATAGCAAGTAATTCTACTAATGTTAGGTACTAATATAGGAAATGCGTATGTGTGTTATTCTATCACACAAAAACGGGTAAACGAACTtaactgaaatttggcacatCGATAATGATAACTtccatcccggaaaattgcatagtttatattaggtacgagtattatGCGGGATTTCAATACACGAATTCTTCGCACAAGTTACGGGCTAGTATTATAAAACCGAAAATTTGGGAGTACTTACGTATGTGTGTCGTCCTTATCTACATATAGACGAccttagagaacctgactacgaagcttaaggtcccgggttcgattcccggccggagcagatatttgtatgaataatgttGAAAATATAGGATCATAAGCATGATTGGCTTTTAACAGTGTCTCAAATGTCTTAAGTGACATTGATAGAgtatttgtcaattaaacagTTTATTAATTTGGCACTTCGCTTCCGCCTTTTCTTCCCTTACGGACGCTGCTCGCTATCGTACGtacggtactattcaatggaaaaaatcaattgtgtaaacaaatgtggtgactgacattgacacttgactgacgactggctgactgactgactgacgttggctctagtgatgtgaatgctctttaagatacttcaatcagcagtaaataattattttgaatttactcatatttcattatttaatgtaatccctaagtttaatttttaaaaatggcgaatcacgtattctcttaacCCCCTCCCATTTAACCcctcccttttaacttaaaatgtttaatagcattttcaaggagttttagaattatatcttcaaatatatatacctaacgtttcttccatacaaacttacactttaTGTTCAAAACtaacactcccctttatacccctttaagggtagaatttttaaaatggtgaaacatgtatatccacttgtattttttgacgtatattttccccaaggtttatgatggagtattttagaatttaaagggtcagttaaaatatggattaatttagatttttttgctgcttaagtagcgtagtagaaaaagccaacctgagatatgtgtgcataggagaaatttgtatcttgactcctgtccaacggtggtgtaggggttatagtacgcagtacggattgctgaggacctaggttcgattccccagcactggtctctttttctggtttttctgtgcatccatgtctcagtttgtattttttatataatttagaagaggcatttttttatttacataagacagggaaatgagagtagacacagggaagtgattcaaaattattttttggtccaacaatggactccacagtaaatatgatactagtaaatagaaatgtacataatttctactaaaatactatttttatcgttcaactagtgtttacccgcggcttcgcacacgtaaatcattaggtccagcagctgaaataccgggatttttaaaaattgccgtgggaattcccgaaaattaaatcgttgttttcattgacattacattaaaaacaatcatggtcaaatttcatgactctaagcccagcggttattagttcgaaattttatccctatctcgtgggaatatcgaaataaaaagtaggctatgttttattccagatgtcaaactatctacataccaattttcatgactctaagctgagcggttgttatttcaagattttatccctatcccatggaatatcgggataaaaagtatcctatgttgtaatccaggttatctaacttttcgccaaatttcatccaaatccgtccagccgtttcagcgtgaagaagtaacaaacatattcactcactcactcacaaactttcacattataatattagtaggattagtaggaagtaggatagtaggataggattagaaacctttataaaccttcattaaatagtgtaacttaacacaaataattaatatctacggataaattaatttgcagagccagccataattatcggtaggtaaggttggttcagtcaaataattaattttgttggtacagcactaaatttccagagactagaccgaccatagaccaacttcggtgaggaaaaaattatcatgtcaatttgacaaatataacggattttcgtcttccaattaattctataaaataaacatatttacacgattatttaatgataaaatggttgttaaaaacagtggtgagctcattgagatgtgaatatgatcgggattggcgttcaaatgcaagtaactacggagtaatcgtgaaaaattgctttgtttacacaattgtttttttccattgaatagtactttacATGCTTGTAAAACTCTGTGTTGATAACTAGGTAACCTAATTTACATCTGTAGTATATATTCTGAGATAATATAGagcggtaaaataaaatcatatccAGTTTAATTTCCAATCCAGCAAAAAATCCTGTTGGCAATAACTTCCATGTACTGCACTGATCCAGGCTCTAacaaataatacgaatgtttgttctcccggatttttaaaatgtatttacctataggtataagtatgtttatcagttgcctagtatccatagtgcaagctttgcttagtttgggactaggtctcCAAGATATGTGTGTGTGGCTGTAACTTCTTcccgctaaaacggctggacggattcgTATGAAATTTATCACCTAtgtatcttcttcttcttcttcttctcatgTCGATGGCTTCACTCGTTCAAAGTATCGGTGTTTATAGCCCTGTCCGTTGCAATTCAGAGAATTCGCACAGTACTCGTACAGATGGAGGTGCATGCTGGGAAGGACATTAAATGCGACATGCTCTGGGAAGCCTATGTTCTTtgtatcccgatatttccatgaaatccatgtaaaatcccaaaatcttaaccATTGTGGTGTGaacatgaaattttgaacagatacgagtatttcataaataaagtTACTTAACGTAAATagactaggtaggtactctattAAGTTTTGGGCATTTCCATGATATGAAAATTTCGTGAAATCTCGGCATTGAAATTCGGGTGCCAGACGTAATTGGTTTACTTATGTGAAACcacaggcaaaagctagttattaataaGTTACTTAGTAAACTGTGTACCTTTTAACAAAGTTGGCGTAATTCAACTATACAGCGCCGGTCTAGCctttgatcaaggtagagcgagagtAGAGTGTAGGGTTACACTGCTCCCGCTCCCCTCAAGAGGTgccattataatttaataaaaactggaaactggaaaatggaGCCCCTTGCTACCTGGTGTCTAGAGTGACCGCTCTTTTTGCTCTAAGGTCCAAAAAGGCGTCGGCGTTGcaaatataggtatataatgcAGCTAGGTACAATTGAAACAAAAACTATCATGAAGATAACGTAACTATTATGTCCAATTTTGTCCAACTCTCCTAAATCTGGTTATCTTTATGGGGGAAGGCTGCAATAGAGAGATGTCTCTCCAGGTAGGCACCTACCTAATATGCaaaatgcaaattgaagtggcaatgggcaggccacatcgctcgaagaacatataaccgttgggggagaaaagtcctcgagtggcgaccacgaaccggaagacgaagcgttggcaggcctcccaccaggtggactgacgacatcgtgagagtggcgggaaaccggtggatgcaagcggcgagtcgtcgttcattgtggcgttctaagggggaggcctttgtccagcagtggacgtcttccggctgatgatgatgatgatgatgaggcacCTACCTAGTTTACGCCTGGAGAATGAATTCTGAAGGAAGAGAGTTATAAAAGTTGTATTTTGCATCCGATATAAGAAACATCAATAGAGTAATATAGAACATAGCAGTTTCTGTATTTGAAGACTTAGTGGTACTTAGGGTCGCTAAGAGTCCGTGTTGGATTGCGATGATAATGCTTTACATATTGCACCAACCCTATGGTCAAGGGTAGATTGAGAAGGCcatattttgttatatattaGTTGTTGCTCCCGACTCTATCTGCGTAGAATTCActtatcgctgtcccgcggaaactatgcaaatTTTCCAGGATAGAAAATATCatatatgtccttcccagggactTCATCtttatacctaatttcatcggAATCgattcagcagtttagacgtgaagaggtacaAAACTtcgcatatttataataatgttagtgggattatatagaaaaaaaaaacacatttttttttttgtaatatgtaCTTTATCACAATTCACAATAGCTCAATccaattttttactaaaatactcCAAAACTTCAGTTAgacttatttaaattagtttggTAATGTCATTCGCAACTCGAAATAAAAGaccatttttcattttctttccCATTTGATTCTTCAGGATACGAAGAAAGCGACGTGTCCTATTGCCatgagcgacattaacattctggttgtactgtaAATTCCTGGCTCTAGCAGATTATTAATTCTTAAAGCTAGTATTTGATAGCCTGCTTTGTTTAACTTCTAATGGATCAATAGAGCTCGTAAGCTTTCTCTTCGTTTCTCTATGGATTCCAATCGGTACGTTGCCTGTACAGTCTTCTCGAATTTCATCATTAACAGGAAAATTGTCAGCATGTTCTATAGTAGTTACATAAGTGAAGCTTCTATCTGTTTCGTCGCCTATAGCAGAAGTGGGATCCCTCTCAGTTGGACTCATGACTTCAAATTTATAACAAGGAGATGGAGTAGACTGCGACGATACATCTGGCGAAGGGCTGCGAGTTCTTTTCGAGTTTGTGTTACTAGTGGAAGGTGCGTGAACAGGTTTAGTTATCCTCTGTTtcattttaatctttttgttgCTCAACTGTTTTCTTGAATTCAACACCATCAGTTGCATTTTCTGCATTAGCTCTAGAGCTGTCAACTCCGGCATTTTTCTGAGTTGCATAGCCATAGAACGACCAAAGAGATCGTATTCGTCTTCTTCTTTGCTAACAAGTACTGGATTCAGGGCATTGTTTTCTGGGCTATGTCTTTCTGGAAGCAGTGGGGGGAGTTCGATGAGATTGGCATTGTCGCTAAAGTCTAGGTCTTCTTCTGTGTCTTGATGTTGAAGGGACTCGTCGGCAGCAAATGATGCCTCTTCTTTCTTctgtaaaataaacgaaaatattaataattttcaacTAAAAAGTTTTTGGGAGTTTCAAACAGGATTTGACGCATTTTTTTAACCATACTACGCCGAGCCCGAGCATGCACTACTCGCCCCAACGAACCCATTCGAAACATTAAATGCGTCACTAGTGGTGTGTGGTACCATCGCAAAATTCGCAACTACATAATACTTAATTAACGCTCTAACGTCGATCGCAACGTAATATATGttgagtacctacttataaaagaATATGAAgacttttaatattaataactaaACACTACTTTAGTGTAAAAGTTTTCCAATTTTTATGGTGATTAAATCCTGCTTTTgacttgaaatattttatttttttccaacaaaaAACCCTTCATACctcgcaaaatattgatccttATAAGCACGGATATGGTCAATGAGTTATGAGACTTACACTAgcagtttgtaaaatttgcatttttaaaaTTCCCCCTCCCCTGCCTATACCCCCTGGCACTGAGTAAtctttttctatgtatttttcttGCGCTGTATCGAATGAGACCATTATCCATACTTATATAGGATtaatattttgcgagatatgaagggtttttgttgaaacaatagaaaacaaaatatttttctattataaCTCAGGCAATTTTGAGTTAAAGcaacaatatagacttttcagGATCACTGAGAGCAATTATTATTACCATCACATCCAAATCTAGACAAACTATTGTTGGTAAGTGATTTTTAGACAGTTTTATGTTTACTACAAAAACCCTTtatatctcgcaaaatattgatcctataAGTGTGGGTACGGTTTCATTCAATTCAgcgcaaaaaaatacatagaatatAGATAGAATATGACACCTCACTcgcctagtttgtaaaatttgcattttttagcGTTGGCTCCTGCCCATACTCCCTGGGAGGGGGTGGGAAGTCTTAATTTTGGTAGGACTCTTCAGATCCTTATTTCTAGTGACAAgttaaagttataaacaaagttttattgatgtacatattttggcggcaaaatatcCCATTTTTCCTGTAATATAATGTCAACTAGTCTTTCACAGAAATCTTCATTGATTAGGCTCTCTTCACGCCTTTATTTTCAAACAAAGACCGAGTTTGAATAGTTAGATATCACTAAGGTATTATTAGATTTTTACTTTTGCTGCTTACTGTGGGTACATAGTACATCCTCAGTTGTTTTTAGGGATTGTTTCGGTAAAAATGTACCTTTAATTCTAGATCTAGAGTATTAAAATTGTACCTAAGCACACAGcttattttgtttattcatGTTTACAGTCATCAAAACAATGCCATTATCAAGGCTTGGTTGGTATTGTGTAGTATAAATAGCAGTCTTACCCTAAACATCGCTCCTAAGCCATGTTTCGTCACTCCTCTCAGAAATGAGTCGGCTATATTAAACCAAAACACTTTAGGTTTATACACATCACTTTCCCCACATTTCATTGAGCTTACAATCTTGTTCAACTCATCACTGTACGTTGTACGGATACCCCGTATCTTGTTTTTGATATCAAGTACCGTCAAATCATCTAAGCCCAGTTTGGCCTTGATCATCTCATAAGCTCTTTCCCTTTTGTTTCTATCTTTATGGTCTCGTAACCTAGTATTCCATAAGCACTCCATGTTTTTGTATAGCTTTAAGAACGCAATTACTTCTTCATCGAGCCATCTATGACACTTTTTTGCCGCCATTTCTGAGCGAAACTGTTGGCCCGGGTCGCCAAagctcaataaataaattatggttTTTGGAAGTCTCTAAAAACTCTGTACACTGAAAAGTAGGCGgctttttaagtttgttttatacgATACGTCACTGGtatgtaattataatatattatttgctAGACAGTTACAATAATTAAGCTTTTAAAACTCACTTGAAAATGCGACTGATTGATTTGAGTTACTGTGCCGAACTATCTCACTGCCTCACTGGCTTCAATCAAGTATTGTTGAAACGAATCTGTTCGGTCCTCCGAAGTTATTTCTGTTTGCGTCACACCCAGCGTGTGGGAGGAGGATAGAACATGGCGGAATTTTCCGAGCCCTGACGATCGAACCCGAACGCCCATCAATTACCTCGTCAATATTTGATTGATTGACGTTAATTGATGGAAATGATTGATTGAGTGTTTGGTTTATGTTGCAAACAGCACACGCGTTACTTTCCActttatttgtatttacttaAGGTTCGAATGCTTGTTTCTTTTTATCATTGCTTAACATCGTTAATAGTATCTTatgaatgtaggtacttacacgtTTCTATTCTAAGTAAATTACTGGTATCCGGCGGTTTTTGATGTAGAGGTGACAATGTTCAATGTTCAAATAGAATTTGCATTTTCATTTCCACCAACAGCGTAAATCGACCTTTATATAGAATATTGAatgaagttaaaataaaaatcgtacATTGTTTAATATTTTGAGTTGATTGACTGTTGGTCTTGGAGTGCGATATCttgattttcattcaaatatttaaaacttggatgatatacattattattattattgtgctgTTTGGCGTAAATTGCGTCAGTATAACTACTTTTAATGGTAAGAAGGGTAGATTCCGTCTCAAATTCTAACCACTAACAAAAACAATATTCTAatgtttacttttgtttttccttATTTGTATCATGAAGCCGTTGCTTAATGTCGTTATTCTGTGGGTAAAGTCAGCATCAGAAGTgtatgagcggttacggtgctcaaaataatCTACATACGACTATATTTCTAAGGTAAAAAGAGTGTTtagtttagatcattttgaacatCATAACTGCTGATCTATTTCTGTTGCTgacttttacacaaaaatataatataatatatgttatATTAATTCAGGCTGTTTTGTTgaatgtatttgcattgtcattaaaatatcatagtacctatacaatatatatgtattatagttAGTATACGTGTACCTGTCTACCAAATTGTAAGAAAATTTGAACAGTAGAACTTCGACTCGATATTTGAttacagatagacacacacgGGTCaagagaaattaaataaaagcttttaaaataacgTATAATACCTCATGAAAACTAGCCAAGAGCGAGTCAGACCCGCATACAAAGTGTCAGAGAGAATAACACAGACTCCTCTCACTCTAGGTTgcttaacaaaaatattatatactttttctactcctgtaggtacttttatttgacaattaaagGTCCACGAACACGAATGCAAtgataatacgagtataatacaTAGTAAGTCCGGGAAAAAGTCTATGACTCTGTGGCTCATAAAAGCACACTTATGGATGcttttaaattgctttgaaattcataataatacagtTCAATGACCTTCCTTTGACAGTTAACTTTTATGCTTGTTTctatataatttgtaaaaaaaaatatatgaattattatttacaaccGGGACTTCAATGCGATAAAAATTCAACAATTGCAAAAACATAAATTTGGGCGTAAAAAGGCACATGCGCAGAATAAAAATAGCCACGTGAGGATGAACTTCCATTCCAAGATTCCTAACctctattttgaataaatacagTATTACCAACATTAAATTGGAATTACTCCCCAACATTTTTATTcagtaatataataatcaatAATCGTTCAAAAATAAAAGTGTTGTTTGTCATAAAAGTATCAAAAGTGATCGCGTCACTGGACTGGCAAGTAAGCGTGAATAAAAAACTAACCACAACATAACAATATTCATTAGTAGAAGTAGCTTAATTACGAGTACTACCAACAGTGCTTGTTTACAGGAAACAATAAAACGTAGATAATGTATTTTGTGCCTCATTAGTTTGTAGTTTATCTGCATTAGTTAAATTTCATAGGAATATCATAACAGCCGAAGTCGAAGTAGAACAGTAGAACCTTGTCGTCATAAAAGTTACAATTAGTTGGTTGTTGGCACAGTAATAGCTGCCACAATGTTATTCAAAGTATGGTTATGatagactagccgttacccgcgactctttCTGCGCAGAATCCGATTATCGCTTATCCTGCGAGAAcgatgcaattttccgggataaaaactatcctaactATGTCCTTTTCCGGTACTCAAATTATcagtatactgaatttcatctaaatctgttaagtgatttagatattattttatatatgtgtGATATCCGACTTATTTTCTTCACCGGCCTCTACTTTCATGGAgatctttgtttttatgtttgattcatgaaagaaaaattacatGTGTAATTTTTCCTGATGATCTAACTGCAtgacggactaaatagaataccTACCTGTATcattcaccatccattgatttaacttatttaacggttaaatgtgatgccgtctgtgtttgttttgttcgaatagacgaagacggcatcacatttatccgtcaaataaaattaatgtggtgaaacagccctaataTTTTTTCCCAACAAACTACCCAATTATTGTCTGAACACTATCATTTCTTGAGAAATGCGACTTGTATAATAAATCAACCAGACATCCGAATTCCGAACTAAATATTCCAGACAAACATTCCGAAAGTATTTTAGCCTAAGCTGAAACGGAGACTCTTCGCTTCCGTTTCATGCTCGCTCGgtaaaattgttataaataaactatgtcTATAGTTTATATTAGGTAGTTATTTAGATGATAAAGTATATAGAAGGAATCTCAATTTGGCTGTTTGTGACTTTGTGGTTTGTTAGCCCTGAAACATGAATTTAAAACTATCTACTTACCTACCAACCTAATGCTATTATCACCTAGCTAACACATTCACGTTTACCCTAATAGCCGGTGATTTGCAAGATGAacttcaaaacaataaatacaccTAAGCATAGTAGATAAACATAGCGACGGTTGAAaagagaaattgactaagcgatattttttgtgaaaatttggAGACATAGCTCAAACGACAGAGAAAAATTTACTGATTACAAACATGTAACCAAGCAAGATATAAcacactatcttaaaaaaatgtcactTAGTCAATTTCTTCTTTCAACCGTCgctaggtacctaggtacttaaataaaaaacctatcAAAAACCTTCTACTAGTCCCAATTTCCTAAAGTAAgaaaagcttgtgctatgggtactaggtgacggataaaaatacttaaatacataattaacatTTTAGATCCGCGAATAAACATTCTtatacaacaaataaataatttt of the Choristoneura fumiferana chromosome 17, NRCan_CFum_1, whole genome shotgun sequence genome contains:
- the LOC141436929 gene encoding uncharacterized protein isoform X1; the encoded protein is MSSYDFIRFCQSVISDMEWTNEKYLRFIDDYKKASVLWDIRNPDYKNNSKKRSVVAGLAQKYCVEDGALKKKIKNLRSAFHREHHRLTNRKGGSVDESRKWFAYDALRFILDVTGSCGGVKKEEASFAADESLQHQDTEEDLDFSDNANLIELPPLLPERHSPENNALNPVLVSKEEDEYDLFGRSMAMQLRKMPELTALELMQKMQLMVLNSRKQLSNKKIKMKQRITKPVHAPSTSNTNSKRTRSPSPDVSSQSTPSPCYKFEVMSPTERDPTSAIGDETDRSFTYVTTIEHADNFPVNDEIREDCTGNVPIGIHRETKRKLTSSIDPLEVKQSRLSNTSFKN
- the LOC141436929 gene encoding uncharacterized protein isoform X2, with product MAAKKCHRWLDEEVIAFLKLYKNMECLWNTRLRDHKDRNKRERAYEMIKAKLGLDDLTVLDIKNKIRGIRTTYSDELNKIVSSMKCGESDVYKPKVFWFNIADSFLRGVTKHGLGAMFRKKEEASFAADESLQHQDTEEDLDFSDNANLIELPPLLPERHSPENNALNPVLVSKEEDEYDLFGRSMAMQLRKMPELTALELMQKMQLMVLNSRKQLSNKKIKMKQRITKPVHAPSTSNTNSKRTRSPSPDVSSQSTPSPCYKFEVMSPTERDPTSAIGDETDRSFTYVTTIEHADNFPVNDEIREDCTGNVPIGIHRETKRKLTSSIDPLEVKQSRLSNTSFKN